The Priestia koreensis genomic interval TTTCATTTCATTTTATTTACAAATCAAATGCACTCTTTCACAAAAAAAAAGCCGCTTGATCGGACAAGCAGCTCGCTAATTAGTCATTTCATACGTGCGCAGGCGCTCCCATTCCTCACGAAGCATCCCCATTTTAATGGAATCATAGTATTCACCTTCAACGATGCGTGCTTTTCGAATCCGGCCTTCTTCCACCATGCCAATTTTCCTCGCAAGATTCATCATCCTCACGTTCCCTGACCAAGTGGAAATTCCTAAACGGACAATATTCATATGCTCAAAAAGATAATCGGTCCAAAGCTGAAAAGCCTCTGTTCCATATCCACCAGACCAGTAAGAAGAATCAAAAATAACGATGCCACTTTCCACCCAGTTCGTCACTTGATCTTCCCAATAACGACTGACGATCCCAATCAATTGCTGATCAGCTTCAATGACCATAATTGAACGGGCTTGATCCGTCTCACTTTCTTGCAAACGCATGCGAAATCCTTCTAAAAACTCATCAGGAGTTTTGTTTTTCAACTTATAATACGGCCCGTTCCATTTATGATGTTCTTGATCATCTGCTTCGTAATTCCAATAGTACATCTTGCGAACATCACGCTCCGTTAGGTCTCGAAGCGCTACTTTTTGCCCTTCTATTCTCAGCCTGTACTGTGTCATTTCATTCTCCCCTTCAACTGACCGAAAATTCAAACTTATTATACCATATCTTTCACAATGATCAGTTGATGATTTTGACCTATTTAAACAAGATTTATGTTTGAAACAACACGCCTCGTACAGCTTGAATATAACGCTCAGCAGACCGTTGAACAGCCTGATTTGCTTCCTCTTCCACAATACGATGAAAGGCATTATACAACCGGTTAAAACGAAGAGGTCGTACTTTTCCTTGTATCTCTTCTACTTTCTCAGGAGGAAGCGGAATTAGGTTCGGATAGCTGTACATAAAGCTTACCCATTTGCGGTCTGCTACAACTTGAATGACGTCACCAGTCAAAAGTACTCCACGTCCCTGATCTCCCCGCTCCCAATGAAGAACGGCTGCCCCTTTAAAATGGCCACCTAGACGATGCAGAGTCAGGCCTTCTGTCAACGTAAGCTTCTCCCCTGACCAGTAGATAATATGATCACTTGGTCGCATGACCCATTCCTTATCGTCTTCATGAATGTAGATCGGCACATTGAACGCTTCCGCCCATTCTACCTGTGTTGAATAATAATGAGGATG includes:
- a CDS encoding GNAT family N-acetyltransferase; its protein translation is MTQYRLRIEGQKVALRDLTERDVRKMYYWNYEADDQEHHKWNGPYYKLKNKTPDEFLEGFRMRLQESETDQARSIMVIEADQQLIGIVSRYWEDQVTNWVESGIVIFDSSYWSGGYGTEAFQLWTDYLFEHMNIVRLGISTWSGNVRMMNLARKIGMVEEGRIRKARIVEGEYYDSIKMGMLREEWERLRTYEMTN
- a CDS encoding MBL fold metallo-hydrolase; this encodes MNHYICETCGVQYEKQSQKPKSCPICLEERQYVRPSGQTWTTLEKMQQQSFHNEWIQEEEFLHSIKTVPEFAIGQTAYLIQHQGYNVLWDCITYLDEKTMEEIKERGGLDAIALSHPHYYSTQVEWAEAFNVPIYIHEDDKEWVMRPSDHIIYWSGEKLTLTEGLTLHRLGGHFKGAAVLHWERGDQGRGVLLTGDVIQVVADRKWVSFMYSYPNLIPLPPEKVEEIQGKVRPLRFNRLYNAFHRIVEEEANQAVQRSAERYIQAVRGVLFQT